The genomic stretch ACATTGAGTGCCATGGACTCGGTGAGCGTGCGCGAGCTGCGGAACCATGGGGGAGAGGTGCTGGACAAGGTCGCCCGTGGGGCGGTCCTCGCCGTCACCCGGGACGGCACGGAGGTGGCCGAACTGCGCCCGCGGCCCCGCCGGGGACCCTCGCCGACGGAGCTGGTCGCCCGGCGGCGGTCGCTGCCGCTCGTCGATCCCGACGGTGATCCTGCTGGGCCGCCTGTCGGACCCGCAGGTCCTGCCGGATGAGTCGGTCATCAGTG from Modestobacter roseus encodes the following:
- a CDS encoding type II toxin-antitoxin system Phd/YefM family antitoxin, translating into MDSVSVRELRNHGGEVLDKVARGAVLAVTRDGTEVAELRPRPRRGPSPTELVARRRSLPLVDPDGDPAGPPVGPAGPAG